Proteins from one Plasmodium yoelii strain 17X genome assembly, chromosome: 2 genomic window:
- a CDS encoding PIR protein: MSYKVCESINLIEKSFDDGPKLPGEQYMNILNTYCPESNCSSDELKIIAGFIMLLNMIGEEDINGDKLVEYAILWLSYKLNQKKKNGTTILNDFHTGHIKGNDCYSEHIDTDNSSGNKIYMGVIDEKIESMDIDIKDISNFYDAFKSLCNMYIEIGTEKNTKCKTCLENAGELFEKYEKLKNALDINKGNSYLQLLSSLSNDYKNFKQEYSAKCSSISPLVACPRSSITKNMLITIAIIFVAASILLGVSYKYSLFGFRKRSQKQHLREKLKK; encoded by the exons atgtctTATAAAGTg tGTGAATCAATTAATTTGATCGAGAAATCTTTTGATGATGGTCCGAAACTCCCCGGAGAacaatatatgaatatattaaatacatATTGCCCGGAGAGTAACTGTAGTAGTGATGAACTAAAGATTATTGCTGGTTTTATAATGTTACTAAATATGATTGGTGAGGAAGATATAAATGGTGATAAACTTGTTGAATATgctattttatggttaagttataaactaaatcaaaaaaaaaaaaatggaacgACCATATTAAACGATTTCCACACTGGACATATAAAAGGAAATGATTGTTATAGTGAGCATATAGATACTGATAATAGTAGTGGTAATAAGATTTATATGGGTGTTATAGATGAAAAAATAGAATCGATGGatattgatattaaagatatatctaatttttatgatgcatttaaatcattatgtaacatgtataTTGAAATTGGTAcagaaaaaaatactaaatgCAAGACATGTTTAGAAAATGCTGGAGAATtgtttgaaaaatatgaaaaacttaaaaatgctttagatattaataaaggaaATTCTTATTTACAACTATTGTCtagtttatcaaatgattataaaaattttaaacaGGAATATAGTGCTAAATGTAGTAGTATCTCACCACTTGTAGCTTGTCCACGAAGTtcaataacaaaaaatatgctaattacaattgcaattatatttgttgcagcatcaattttattgggagtttcttataag tattcgttatttggatttcggaaacgatctcaaaaacaacatttaagagaaaagctaaaaaagtaa